In a genomic window of Halostella litorea:
- a CDS encoding ABC transporter permease subunit gives MSVRVIVRKSVRDAYRSRSLAVGIGGFVLLFALSGYFQANSYEPALVSDGLVGAATFLVPLACLPLAATAISGSREAGDLRLVLAYPHSRDDVVVGTAIGRTLVLCAALGSGVAVATVAFLVAGGNAADVGPLGSYLAVTVAYAATLSCLTVGLSALTSTATRSIAVTLVAYAMFAFGWGTIVRRLVALRSGGRRIEYPYPEWARAALELTPLQAYENLTADFTGVASYAPETGVYRSEPFALAVLAVWLVVPLAVGLYRFRTANV, from the coding sequence GTGAGCGTCCGCGTCATCGTCCGCAAGAGCGTCCGCGACGCCTACCGCTCGCGGTCGCTGGCGGTCGGCATCGGCGGGTTCGTCCTGCTGTTCGCGCTGTCCGGGTACTTCCAGGCCAACAGCTACGAGCCGGCACTCGTCAGCGACGGCCTCGTCGGCGCGGCGACGTTCCTGGTGCCCCTGGCGTGTCTCCCGCTCGCGGCGACGGCGATATCGGGGTCGCGGGAGGCGGGCGACCTCCGCCTCGTGCTGGCGTACCCCCACTCCCGGGACGACGTGGTGGTCGGCACCGCGATCGGGCGAACGCTCGTCCTCTGTGCGGCGCTCGGGAGCGGCGTCGCGGTCGCCACCGTCGCCTTCCTGGTCGCCGGCGGCAACGCGGCGGACGTCGGTCCGCTCGGTTCCTACCTCGCCGTCACCGTCGCGTACGCGGCGACGCTGTCCTGCCTGACCGTCGGCCTGTCGGCGCTCACGTCGACGGCGACCCGGAGCATCGCGGTCACCCTCGTCGCGTACGCCATGTTCGCCTTCGGGTGGGGGACGATCGTCCGACGGCTCGTCGCCCTCCGGAGCGGGGGCCGACGCATCGAGTACCCGTATCCGGAGTGGGCGCGGGCGGCGCTGGAACTGACGCCGCTGCAGGCCTACGAGAACCTCACCGCCGACTTCACCGGCGTCGCGTCGTACGCGCCCGAGACCGGGGTGTACCGGAGCGAGCCGTTCGCGCTCGCCGTCCTCGCCGTCTGGCTCGTCGTCCCGCTGGCCGTGGGGCTCTACCGCTTCCGGACCGCGAACGTGTAG